The following coding sequences are from one Panicum hallii strain FIL2 chromosome 5, PHallii_v3.1, whole genome shotgun sequence window:
- the LOC112894437 gene encoding zinc finger CCCH domain-containing protein 7 produces the protein MEDALATSPLAPPPAPLAAAAVLTRRRSHLDSASYRTLSRLFSHCLHLQPSSREGTAPTEGEPAVANPTGGDSGDSAQVPGGADFDRLKDVEKEAEDAGGPSLQETVSPAREQPAASNPTCDPCESEAPQRSHDDVDEVVAVESTCGNTGAVVEESGIGAGMVVVEDDALKLVKACLETTDVDESVEGALGNDDGQLLLDAMMTNFTGLIDDVGAGVIPVQTCVVSGVELQDSKASEDLKQSGGGIEDGEPVRNLDRKMNEDGGFEEGEIEGEFQDLDSEESGDSELVDDDNAEDEKLGGYSVSRGSGACDHGIQSVNLHSKPGIIGNGHLTLNKDANVRGDEQISVTRAQAVSYDEVVDWNVTPLPDNVATNPGKKTKRTLTEERKAKKTENKRKKRAQQRIADGVKRPKLQHVTKPKKPCHFYDHGKCQQGSKCKFSHDFTPTTKSKPCKHFACGSCLKGDDCPYDHELSKYDCHNYKNNGMCIRGDRCKFSHVMRTTEGTPTQDAKPSDASLAYEKTNRREHVSSQKTPTVHNGEPVTSASTKQQCSILKNLAGFSINSQNISDRIPKGVQFLPFDKSGSNLSSPHLDALSIEKPRNANATQHQYFGGHGAEKQKISKQNGQESLLDEKNSSNEATMLPFSDPPKASLPTNSAATSVHTQPEISEASRILQEFLFGAGS, from the exons ATGGAGGACGCCCTCGCTACATCGCCCCTCGCGCCTCCTCCtgcccccctcgccgccgctgccgtcctCACTCGCCGGCGGTCGCACCTCGACAGCGCCTCCTACCGCACGCTTTCCCGCCTCTTCTCCCACTGCCTCCACCTCCAGCCGTCGTCCCGAGAGGGGACCGCGCCGACCGAGGGTGAGCCCGCCGTCGCGAACCCTACCGGCGGGGACTCCGGCGATTCCGCACAGGTGCCTGGAGGTGCCGATTTTGATCGGCTGAAGGATGTGGAGAAAGAGGCGGAGGATGCGGGAGGCCCTTCGCTCCAGGAGACCGTGTCGCCAGCGAGGGAGCAACCGGCCGCGTCGAACCCTACCTGCGACCCTTGTGAGTCTGAGGCTCCGCAACGCTCGCATGATGATGTGGACGAGGTAGTTGCTGTAGAAAGCACCTGTGGTAACACCGGCGCCGTTGTTGAGGAGTCGGGGATTGGAGCTGGaatggtggtggtggaggacgATGCTCTGAAGTTGGTGAAGGCTTGCTTGGAGACTACTGACGTTGACGAATCAGTAGAGGGAGCATTGGGTAATGACGATGGGCAGCTGCTGCTTGACGCGATGATGACCAACTTCACTGGGCTGATTGATGATGTTGGTGCTGGCGTGATACCAGTGCAGACTTGTGTGGTTTCTGGAGTTGAGCTGCAGGATAGCAAAGCATCTGAGGATTTGAAACAATCAGGGGGTGGGATTGAAGATGGAGAACCTGTGAGAAATTTAGATCGTAAGATGAATGAAGATGGTGGTTTCGAGGAAGGAGAGATTGAGGGTGAGTTTCAGGATTTGGATTCAGAAGAATCTGGAGATTCTGAGCTTGTTGATGATGATAATGCTGAAGATGAGAAATTGGGAGGCTATTCCGTTAGCAGGGGCTCAGGGGCTTGTGATCATGGCATACAGTCTGTAAATTTGCACTCGAAACCTGGAATTATAGGGAATGGTCATCTTACACTGAACAAGGATGCTAATGTCAGGGGTGATGAACAAATATCTGTTACCAGGGCTCAAGCTGTCAGTTATGATGAAGTTGTGGATTGGAATGTGACGCCACTGCCTGACAATGTG GCTACCAACCCTGGGAAGAAGACAAAACGCACTTtgacagaagagaggaaggctAAAAAGACA gaaaataaaagaaagaagcGAGCACAGCAACGGATAGCTGATGGAGTCAAAAGACCAAAACTTCAACATGTTACAAAGCCAAAAAAACCTTGCCACTTCTACGACCATGGGAAGTGCCAGCAG GGAAGTAAGTGCAAGTTCTCCCATGATTTTACACCAACAACAAAATCTAAG CCCTGCAAGCATTTTGCATGTGGTTCTTGTTTGAAAGGGGATGATTGTCCATATGATCATGAGTTGTCAAAGTATGACTGCCATAACTATAAGAATAATGGCATGTGCATCAGAGGTGATAGATGCAAATTCTCTCATGTG ATGCGAACTACGGAAGGTACTCCCACACAAGATGCAAAACCATCTGATGCTTCACTGGCATATGAGAAAACCAACCGCAGAGAGCATGTAAGCAGCCAGAAAACCCCAACAGTTCACAATGGTGAACCTGTGACGTCTGCTTCTACCAAACAACAGTGTTCCATCCTGAAAAATCTGGCTGGCTTCTCTATCAattctcaaaacatttctgaTCGTATTCCAAAGGGTGTGCAGTTTCTTCCGTTTGATAAAAGTGGATCAAATTTGAGCAGCCCGCACCTGGATGCTTTGTCCATTGAGAAGCCTAGGAATGCCAATGCCACTCAACATCAGTACTTTGGAGGACATGGAGCAGAAAAGCAAAAAATTTCCAAGCAAAATGGTCAGGAATCACTGCTAGACGAGAAGAATTCATCAAATGAAGCTACtatgcttccattttcagaccCCCCAAAAGCTAGTTTACCTACTAATTCTGCTGCAACATCAGTACATACTCAGCCTGAAATCTCAGAGGCCTCTAGGATTTTGCAAGAGTTCTTGTTCGGTGCTGGCAGTTAG